In Salmonella enterica subsp. enterica serovar Typhimurium str. LT2, a single window of DNA contains:
- the glgS gene encoding rpoS dependent glycogen biosynthesis protein (similar to E. coli glycogen biosynthesis, rpoS dependent (AAC76085.1); Blastp hit to AAC76085.1 (66 aa), 78% identity in aa 2 - 66) has protein sequence MLMNNNNVYSLNNFDFLARSFARMQAEGRPVDIQAVTGNMDEEHRDWFCKRYALYCQQATQAKRLELEH, from the coding sequence ATGCTGATGAACAACAATAACGTCTATTCATTAAATAATTTCGATTTTCTGGCGCGCAGTTTTGCCAGAATGCAGGCGGAGGGGCGTCCTGTTGATATCCAGGCGGTAACCGGCAATATGGACGAGGAGCATCGCGACTGGTTTTGCAAGCGTTACGCGCTTTACTGCCAGCAGGCGACTCAGGCGAAAAGGTTAGAATTAGAACACTAA
- a CDS encoding putative inner membrane protein (similar to E. coli putative oxidoreductase (AAC76086.1); Blastp hit to AAC76086.1 (209 aa), 72% identity in aa 1 - 201): MTLFAEYNSPYLFAIAFVFFIGVLEMISLIFGHFLSGALDAHLDHYDALSSGPAGQALHYLNIGRVPALVVLCLLAGYFGLFGILIQHGGIMLWQAPLSNLLLVPLSIVLSVFAVHYSGKILAPWLPRDESSALREEEFIGGMAIITGHAAVAGTPCEGKFTDKFGQIHYLLLEPEKGKEFKKGDKVLIVCRLSATRYLAERTFYV, from the coding sequence ATGACCTTATTTGCGGAGTATAACAGCCCCTATCTGTTTGCCATCGCGTTCGTTTTCTTTATCGGCGTGCTGGAGATGATTTCGCTGATTTTTGGCCACTTTCTTTCAGGCGCGCTCGACGCCCATCTCGATCATTATGACGCCCTGTCATCCGGCCCTGCGGGCCAGGCGCTTCATTATCTGAATATTGGACGCGTTCCCGCCCTGGTCGTCCTCTGTCTATTGGCCGGTTATTTCGGCCTCTTCGGTATCCTCATCCAGCATGGCGGGATCATGCTCTGGCAAGCGCCGCTCAGCAATCTGCTGCTGGTCCCGTTGAGCATTGTCCTGTCGGTCTTTGCCGTGCATTACAGCGGAAAAATCCTCGCGCCCTGGCTACCCAGAGATGAAAGCTCCGCCCTCCGGGAAGAGGAATTTATCGGCGGCATGGCGATTATTACCGGCCACGCCGCCGTCGCCGGTACACCTTGCGAAGGAAAATTTACCGATAAGTTCGGCCAGATTCACTATTTACTGCTGGAACCCGAAAAGGGAAAAGAATTTAAAAAAGGAGACAAGGTGCTGATTGTCTGCCGACTTTCCGCAACGCGTTATTTGGCTGAGCGTACCTTCTATGTTTAA
- the yqiK gene encoding hypothetical protein (similar to E. coli putative membrane protein (AAC76087.1); Blastp hit to AAC76087.1 (553 aa), 92% identity in aa 1 - 553) — MDDVFGILPSWMFTAIVAVIVLLIIGIIFARLYRRASAEQAFVRTGLGGQKVVMSGGAIVMPIFHEIIPINMNTLKLEVSRATVDSLITKDRMRVDVVVAFFVRVKPSVEGIATAAQTLGQRTLSPEDLRMLVEDKFVDALRATAAQMTMHELQDTRENFVQGVQNTVAEDLSKNGLELESVSLTNFNQTSKEHFNPNNAFDAEGLTKLTQETERRRRERNEVEQDVEVAVREKNRDALERKLEIEQQEAFMTLEQEQQVKTRTAEQNAKIAAFEAERHREAEQTRILAERQIQETEIEREQAVRSRKVEAEREVRIKEIEQQQVTEIANQTKSIAIAAKSEQQSQAEARANDALADAVRAQQNVETTRQTAEADRAKQVALIAAAQDAETKAVELTVRAKAEKEAAELQAAAIIELAEATRKKGLAEAEAQRALNDAINVLSDEQTSLKFKLALLQSLPAVIEKSVEPMKSIDGIKIIQVDGLNRGATAGDVAAGGANGGNLAEQALSAALTYRTQAPLIDSLLNEIGIAGGSLKALTTPLVSSATDEINREATIKEQ, encoded by the coding sequence ATGGATGATGTTTTTGGCATATTGCCATCATGGATGTTTACCGCCATCGTTGCGGTTATCGTCTTACTAATTATCGGGATCATTTTTGCTCGCCTCTATCGCCGCGCATCTGCGGAACAGGCATTTGTCCGTACCGGGCTTGGCGGGCAAAAAGTGGTGATGAGCGGCGGCGCTATTGTGATGCCAATCTTTCACGAAATTATTCCGATCAATATGAATACCCTAAAACTTGAAGTCAGCCGTGCTACCGTCGACAGCCTGATCACCAAAGATCGTATGCGCGTTGACGTGGTCGTCGCTTTCTTCGTACGTGTAAAACCCTCTGTTGAAGGTATTGCCACCGCCGCACAAACGCTTGGCCAGCGAACGCTGTCGCCGGAAGATCTGCGTATGCTGGTTGAGGATAAATTCGTTGACGCCTTACGCGCTACCGCGGCCCAGATGACGATGCATGAGCTACAGGATACGCGTGAAAACTTCGTTCAGGGCGTACAAAACACCGTTGCGGAAGATTTGTCGAAAAACGGCCTGGAGCTGGAAAGTGTCTCATTAACCAACTTTAACCAAACGTCCAAAGAGCATTTCAATCCAAACAATGCCTTTGATGCCGAAGGTCTGACGAAACTGACGCAGGAAACCGAACGCCGCCGTCGTGAACGTAATGAAGTGGAACAGGATGTGGAAGTGGCGGTGCGCGAAAAGAACCGCGACGCGCTTGAGCGCAAGCTGGAAATCGAGCAACAAGAAGCCTTTATGACTCTGGAGCAGGAGCAACAGGTTAAAACCCGCACCGCCGAACAAAACGCTAAAATTGCCGCTTTTGAGGCCGAGCGCCATCGTGAAGCAGAACAGACGCGCATTCTTGCTGAGCGGCAGATCCAGGAGACGGAGATCGAACGTGAGCAAGCAGTACGGTCCAGGAAAGTTGAGGCCGAGCGTGAAGTACGTATTAAAGAGATCGAACAGCAACAGGTGACAGAAATCGCCAACCAGACGAAATCTATCGCCATTGCCGCCAAATCCGAGCAGCAATCGCAAGCGGAAGCGCGCGCCAACGACGCGCTGGCCGATGCGGTTCGCGCCCAGCAAAACGTAGAAACCACCCGCCAGACCGCCGAAGCGGATCGCGCCAAGCAGGTCGCTCTGATCGCCGCGGCGCAGGATGCGGAAACCAAAGCGGTCGAACTGACCGTTCGGGCAAAAGCAGAGAAAGAAGCGGCAGAATTGCAAGCCGCCGCTATCATCGAACTGGCGGAAGCAACGCGTAAAAAAGGTCTGGCGGAAGCCGAAGCGCAACGGGCGCTGAATGACGCTATCAACGTACTATCTGACGAACAAACCAGCCTCAAATTTAAACTAGCGCTCTTACAATCGTTGCCTGCTGTTATTGAGAAGTCTGTTGAACCGATGAAATCCATCGACGGCATTAAGATTATTCAGGTCGATGGCCTCAATCGCGGCGCGACGGCGGGCGACGTCGCCGCTGGCGGCGCTAACGGGGGAAACCTGGCGGAACAAGCGTTATCTGCCGCGCTCACCTATCGTACCCAGGCACCGCTGATCGATTCGCTGTTAAACGAGATTGGCATCGCTGGCGGCTCGCTAAAGGCGCTGACCACGCCGTTGGTTTCATCGGCAACGGATGAGATTAATCGCGAAGCAACGATAAAAGAGCAATAA
- the rfaE gene encoding putative sugar nucleotide transferase domain of ADP-L-glycero-D-manno-heptose synthase (bifunctional; similar to E. coli putative kinase (AAC76088.1); Blastp hit to AAC76088.1 (477 aa), 93% identity in aa 1 - 476), giving the protein MKVNLPAFERAGVMVVGDVMLDRYWYGPTCRISPEAPVPVVKVNTVEERPGGAANVAMNIASLGANARLVGLTGIDDAARALSKTLAEVNVKCDFVSVPTHPTITKLRVLSRNQQLIRLDFEEGFEGVDPQPLHERINQALGSIGALVLSDYAKGALTSVQTMISLARQAGVPVLIDPKGTDFERYRGATLLTPNLSEFEAVAGKCKSEDELVERGMKLIADYDLSALLVTRSEQGMTLLQPNKAPLHMPTQAQEVYDVTGAGDTVIGVLAATLAAGNTLEEACYFANAAAGVVVGKLGTSTVSPIELENAVRGRADTGFGVMTEEELRQAVASARKRGEKVVMTNGVFDILHAGHVSYLANARKLGDRLIVAVNSDASTKRLKGESRPVNPLEQRMIVLGALESVDWVVSFEEDTPQRLIAGILPDLLVKGGDYKPEEIAGSEEVWANGGEVMVLNFEDGCSTTNIIKKIQTESEK; this is encoded by the coding sequence ATGAAAGTAAATCTGCCAGCGTTTGAACGTGCAGGCGTCATGGTTGTGGGTGATGTAATGCTGGATCGCTATTGGTATGGCCCCACTTGCCGTATTTCACCGGAAGCGCCGGTGCCCGTGGTTAAGGTAAATACCGTTGAGGAACGCCCGGGCGGCGCGGCGAACGTGGCGATGAACATTGCGTCTCTGGGAGCGAACGCCCGTCTGGTCGGCCTGACGGGTATTGATGACGCCGCGCGCGCGCTGAGCAAAACGCTGGCGGAGGTCAATGTGAAGTGCGACTTCGTTTCTGTGCCGACGCATCCGACGATTACCAAACTGCGCGTACTATCACGTAATCAGCAGCTCATTCGTCTTGATTTTGAAGAAGGCTTTGAGGGCGTGGACCCGCAGCCGTTGCATGAGCGTATCAACCAGGCGCTGGGATCGATCGGCGCGCTGGTATTGTCCGATTATGCCAAAGGCGCTCTGACCAGCGTGCAGACTATGATTTCCCTGGCGCGCCAGGCGGGCGTGCCGGTGCTCATCGATCCGAAAGGAACGGATTTTGAACGTTACCGCGGCGCCACGCTGCTGACGCCAAACCTTTCTGAATTTGAGGCGGTCGCGGGGAAATGTAAAAGCGAAGACGAACTGGTTGAACGCGGCATGAAACTCATTGCTGATTACGACCTTTCCGCGCTGTTGGTCACGCGTTCCGAACAGGGAATGACGCTGCTGCAACCGAATAAAGCGCCGCTACATATGCCGACGCAGGCGCAGGAAGTTTATGATGTTACCGGTGCGGGCGATACGGTGATCGGCGTGCTGGCGGCGACGCTGGCGGCGGGAAATACCCTGGAAGAGGCGTGTTATTTCGCCAATGCGGCGGCGGGCGTAGTGGTAGGTAAACTCGGGACGTCAACGGTTTCCCCTATTGAGCTGGAAAACGCAGTGCGCGGACGCGCGGATACCGGCTTCGGCGTTATGACCGAAGAGGAGTTGAGACAGGCCGTCGCCAGCGCGCGTAAGCGTGGCGAGAAAGTGGTCATGACCAACGGCGTTTTCGATATTCTGCACGCGGGCCATGTCTCTTATCTGGCGAACGCGCGCAAACTGGGCGACCGCCTGATTGTTGCGGTCAATAGTGACGCCTCGACTAAACGCCTGAAGGGCGAAAGCCGTCCGGTTAATCCGCTCGAACAGCGTATGATCGTGCTAGGCGCGCTGGAGTCGGTCGACTGGGTTGTCTCTTTTGAAGAGGATACGCCGCAACGACTGATTGCCGGTATTCTGCCGGATCTGCTGGTAAAAGGCGGCGACTATAAGCCGGAAGAGATCGCGGGCAGCGAAGAGGTCTGGGCCAACGGCGGTGAAGTCATGGTGCTGAACTTCGAAGATGGTTGTTCCACGACCAATATCATCAAAAAGATCCAGACCGAGAGCGAGAAGTAA